Part of the Gemmatimonadota bacterium genome, GCGGTAGTCGGGTCCCACGATCAGCCGGACCATGTGCGGCGCCAGCAGGCCGACGAAACCGATGATGCCGCTCACCGATACCGCGGCGGCGGCGAGGCAGGCGGCAGCCGTCAGCAGGATCAGTTTGACCCGTTCGACGTGCACGCCCAGCTGGGACGCCTGCTCATCCCCCAGCAGCAGCACGTTCAGTTCCCGCGCGTATACGAGCACGACGGCCAGACCCACCGCTGCGTAGGGCAGAAGCATCCAGACGTGGTCCCATCGCCTGGCGGACAGGCTGCCCATGAGCCAGAAGAGCAACTGGCGCTGGTTCTCGCCGCCCATCACGAGCATGTAGGACGTGAAGGAAGTCGCCATAGCGCCGATGGCGATGCCGGTCAGAAGCAGGGTGGTCGAAGCCACGCGGCCTCCCCGGCGGGAAAAGGCGTACACCACCATGGTCACGGCCAGTCCGCAGAGGAACGCCGCGATGGATACGGCGTTCAGCCCGAACATCCAGAACTGCAAGTCCAGGGTGACCGCGACCGTGGCGCCCAGCGCGGCGCCGGCCGATATGCCCATGATATAGGGATCGGCCATGGGATTCTGAAAGAAGCCCTGCATCACCCCGCCCGAACTGGCCAGGGCGGCCCCTACAAGCACCGCCAGGAGGGTTCTCGGCAGGCGGATCTCCCAGACGATCGTGTCCGTCGCCGTCTTCGCCGTCTCGAGCGTGCCACCTGGCCACAGGTGATCCGCCAGCACCTGCAGCACGGCGCCGGCCGGGATATACACGGCGCCCACCCCCATGGAGAATACACAGGCGGCGAAGAGGATTACGGCCGTCAAGACCAGTATGAAGGGTCGTTTCATCGTCAAGCCGGTCAGTCTCCCGGTTTCAGGATGATCTGCGGCGAACCCGAATAGGGGCTTTTTATGACGGTCACATCGGTCTCGAAGACCGCCTTGATGTGTCCCTGGGTAAGGATGTGCTCGGGCGGACCGTCGGTGTAGATACGCCCTTCTTTCAGCATCATCAGCCTGTGGCAGTATTCTGACGAGAGATTGAGATCGTGGGACACGCACAGCACGGCGAGCCCGTCACGGGCGCACACGTGGCGGAGCAGATCGAATATCTCGACCTGGTGGTTCAGATCCAGGAAAGAGGTCGGTTCGTCCAGGAGAAGGATCGACGGCTGCTGCGCCAGCGCCCGGGCGATGATGACCCGCTGCCTTTCGCCTCCGGACAGTTCGTGTATGGGACGATCTCTGAACGCGAGGCAGTCGGTCCGCCTCATGGCTTCGAGGGCGATGTCGAGGTCTTCGGGGCCCTCTCTCCTGAAACGCTTCAGGTGGGGCGTCCTGCCCATCATGACGACGTCCAGCGAGGAGAAGGCGAAGGTAACGGGCGTCTGCTGGGGAATGACGGCGACCTCGCGCGCGATCTCGCGGACCGTGTAATCCTGAAGCGGCGTCCCGTAGAGCGCGATGCGTCCCCGGCTCAGCGGCAGGATCCGCGTGAGCGCGCGTATCAACGTGCTTTTCCCCGATCCATTCGGCCCGATCACCCCCAGCATCTCGCCCTGGCGCAGGTCGAACGACAGGCCCTCCAGCACCGGGCGACGATCATAACCACAGGAGAGGTTTTCTACGCGGATGGCGGTTTCCATGCTGCCCCGTCCCCATCTGGCTAAAAAAAAAACCAGCCGCTCCGCAAGGGAAGGGCTGGGTCGGGACGGCAGGCATGCGCATCCGCGCTCGGCCTCTCTGCTCACGGAGAAGCGTTCGCACAGCGTGCAGGCAGGTCTCCTGACTGACGGATCGTCCTACTCCTCAAGTCTTCCCGCCGGTCCATGGACTCAGCCTGACCGGCAGTGACGAGTTTGAGTTTCGTCCCCGAACACAGTGGCGGGACCGTGATGGATTCGCACCATCTTCCCTTTTCAGCGTATGAGCTTACCGCCACCTGCGGCTGTATTCGATTGTCCTGTTAATTTACGATTTGCGTTCATTTATGCAATGCAATTTGTAACCCGTCGTCGAATCTGACAGAATAAAAACACCATGGCAACAGAACAGTTGT contains:
- a CDS encoding iron chelate uptake ABC transporter family permease subunit, which produces MKRPFILVLTAVILFAACVFSMGVGAVYIPAGAVLQVLADHLWPGGTLETAKTATDTIVWEIRLPRTLLAVLVGAALASSGGVMQGFFQNPMADPYIMGISAGAALGATVAVTLDLQFWMFGLNAVSIAAFLCGLAVTMVVYAFSRRGGRVASTTLLLTGIAIGAMATSFTSYMLVMGGENQRQLLFWLMGSLSARRWDHVWMLLPYAAVGLAVVLVYARELNVLLLGDEQASQLGVHVERVKLILLTAAACLAAAAVSVSGIIGFVGLLAPHMVRLIVGPDYRILTPMAALAGALLLVLADLVARTAMAPAEMPIGILTTLLGAPFFLYLLHRQRRV
- a CDS encoding heme ABC transporter ATP-binding protein gives rise to the protein METAIRVENLSCGYDRRPVLEGLSFDLRQGEMLGVIGPNGSGKSTLIRALTRILPLSRGRIALYGTPLQDYTVREIAREVAVIPQQTPVTFAFSSLDVVMMGRTPHLKRFRREGPEDLDIALEAMRRTDCLAFRDRPIHELSGGERQRVIIARALAQQPSILLLDEPTSFLDLNHQVEIFDLLRHVCARDGLAVLCVSHDLNLSSEYCHRLMMLKEGRIYTDGPPEHILTQGHIKAVFETDVTVIKSPYSGSPQIILKPGD